In Camelina sativa cultivar DH55 chromosome 13, Cs, whole genome shotgun sequence, the genomic window TGTGTGAGGAGGACTGCTCTACACTGCGGAGGAGATACGTTTGTGATGCTAAAAAATATGAAGTTGCCGGAAATTACATCGGATGAATATGCAGTCAATTCGGGTATGAATTTGGCGCAATGCATGGCGTCATGCCTTGTGGATTGTGGCTGTACCGCTTATGCGCTTGTGGAAAACCGGAAAGGAGAGGGCCGTTGTGTGACTTGGAACGATGAGCTCCACAGAATGCGAAACTACACCTTTGGCGGTCAAGACCTATATGTCCGAGTGGCGGCTAATGATCACGGTTAGTCTaaccttaatttttttggttaattagttAGGTTAATCAatcttttttattcaaaaaaaaagaagaaagaaaaaccaaCCCCCTCTCGCCTCTACCACGtaaacaaaaatagtaaaaaacaacctacagtaaaacctctataaattaataatgttagaaccaaaatattttattaatttatagtgatattaatttattaataaattaataattattattttatagtgtaaattaataattattaatttataggtatatttttaattgtttaatttttaaaaattatgaattgagacaatttttgcaaaataagattatgaaataacaaatattatagacaaattttaacaataaattacaaatattataaattaaagaatattgtaaattttatggtattgaaattgaatttgaaataattaaaaaatattattgaaaataaatcacaaatattatagataaattcacttatacaaatgacataaatattcaaatttatgaataagaatatcaattattttattttaatagtctaacaaactatcaaaatgtaaatgatgcatatttagaaattgaaaactttaaaaagttttagttgttttatgaaatgttatagaatattttatatctttatagtttgaagatacaatataacatttgttttatagatatgaggtttaagagaaacatactttactatatcaacatatagatatatgtaaatttacatgattattaatttatgatattattggtaccatattttacatggggatttcaaaaaaattattattttattatcttatcgaattttgttattttttacactgtcccgactTGGACTAGcaaaattgattaatttatagtatttattaatttatagagtattaatttatagaggggttttatgtacatatataaGGGCATGTCTAAGAATGATCTTAAAAAAAGATCTTTAATACATTCGAGcaattaaaatgattaaaataaacaaaagaaggtAAGATTGTACAAAATCAATCCGGCCTATTAAGCTCAGTAAATTCAGCCCAAATAACAAAAAGTAAGATTGTCGCAGTCTGTTTTTCTGATTCAACGAAACCATTGGCTTTCCTGACAACAACATATGATAGATgatgtatatttgttataactacattttttttatgcatatgacaaattattattatggaaATAATtctataatgaaaaaatataagaaaaaggaACTCcttcaacaataaaaaaataaataactttaagagatatatataatatacgtacgattatatttaaataaattatatattttgatatcgTATGAtctgaataaataaaagtgtaaaaaatgttaatgaaatttaaattaatttgttaagttttgtttatatgattatcaaataaatttaaattaattaatatattctatTATACAACAATCCGCGCATTTGCGCAGGATATTATCTAGTTatataaagaaactaaaatgttttgaaacaaaatccttgtcagtatatatatatatatactagtatttttgcagcagtttttgctcaaaaatactttttggaaagtttttgcatttaatgcattgactttaatattagttaccaaaaatttcaaattaattataagtaaggtttaaaaaaataagaaaatctttctacctcactcaaacataaatatatgattccttttcatttttatttgaatttatatttaaattatcttgaattagttttataatacaagttaataaaaattgtgattttttcctgcatatgatgtaatacaaatttttgaaaacggacatatattactcaatttacGAGAAACGctcaaccgttttaagaattctaagtattataaatatttaaactttataagaagcgtcaatctaataaaatgtaaatggttacaatcttaataaataacatagcAACTCAAGCTATAatacaaaataagaaatataaaaaattaacatgatatagtgcgagttaaaatatctatGGACGaagttatatagcgggacgggtttgtcaatatttatatagattcaaaatatcattaatttggtgttacacgggtaaaacatcatttcattatattgttaacactatcggtataagagaatagacatatctaattaaattgattaaataaatattatgtaaaaacaaattagattatggtattatatggtttaaactttaaatcataaaattaaaaattattatacaattataacatatttaaccaacaaataaaatttataatttaaatattttagttataaataatttgcatcgcggtgtaccgcgggtcctaatctagtatatatatatgagagagATCGATGTGGGTATGATATATGAGAAAATCAATCTATagttatcaaaaatatatgattaggGTAGGCTGGGCTGGGTAGCTCCaataaagaaaatgaattaCTCGAAGATGTGGAGAAATTATAACTCTCATATCAACCCACTTAAAGGAATAATTAAGACACCAAACGAATACTCTTAATGAGCTGATGAAGAATATTATATCAAAAGTTAGTTTTCACTTTCTTGGTGTGTACGTAGAGGATCAGCCAAAAAATGATGGAAAAAGCGAAGGCATGGAACCTTGGGTTATCGGACTCATCGTGGGAGCAATCATCATCGGACTTCTTGTTATAGGCTTCGTCGGCTTCTGTTATTGGAAGAAACgtaaaggaagaagaacacatggtaaaaacaaaacaaaaactaatttgttttttcttgttttattagtCGTttcttcataattatatttttaatgtttcagAACCAACCCAAAGAGAGATCATCATGACCGATATAGTCGGGCCGGCCGTAGATAGATTCCAATTTCTTGATTTCGAGTTGTTGCCGAAGCAACCAATGGTTTCACTTTCTCTGATAGAAACAAACTCGGACAAGGAGGTTTCGGTACGGTATACAAGGTCTGTAGTAATATTAATCGGTTATATATAGTTACTTTAAGCGTTAAGCTTTGTtatgaaaaagtaaaagttttaaTTGCAATGAATATATGTTATCGCAGGGAATACTACCCGATGGTAGTGAAGTCGCCGTAAAACGACTGGCGAACACCTCATCCCaagggatgacagaattcaagaaTGAAATCGAAACCATTTTAAATGTCCTGCACCTGAACCTTGTACGGTTGTTAGGTTGCTGCTGCGAAGGAGAAGAGATCATTTTGATCTATGAGTATTTGGAAAACGCAAGCTTAAATCACTATATTTTCGGTTAGTGTTTAATTTATCCActcttttttctccttctatcaactttataaaattatttccatctaataatatatatatatataattttttatttttttttgttacagacGAAACTCGTAGCCAATTATTGAATTGGGATAAGAGGCATAAAATTATCAAGGGTATTGCGGAGGGGTTGTTGTATCTTTACAATTACACAAACCCTCCTATAATACACCTCGATTTGAAACCAAGTAACATTTTACTTGGTCAAAACATGATCCCaaaaatctctgattttggaaTGGCCAAAATACTAAATAGTGACGGTAGAGAACCTCGAACGGAAAAAGCTGTGGGAACTCGGTATGTAAGCAACTAAAAGAACATCGTATTTATTAACTTGTGAAAAATAACTAGACTAAAGTAATTTTCTTTCCCTATTTACACAGGGGATACATGTCAGAAGAAAATGCATTGCGTATGAATTTCTCTGAAAAATCAGATATCTTCAGCTTTGGGGTCACCTTACTCGAGATTGTAACAGGGGAAAGAAACCTGGATTATTGCAATACCCACAAGGGAGACAGTCTTAAGGATAAGGTaacaaacattaatatatatatatatatatatatatatatatatatatatatatattttaatgatattcAGAAACAAGTTACAAACTTATGATAAAATGcttaaaaaaattttgtaacAGGCATGGAGATATTGGAACGAAGGGAACTCTCTTGGTCTCGTGGACTATAATTATTTATCTGGATTCATCCCTAGTGGAAGAAGAGGTTCTGAGATCGATACAGGTTGGTCTCCTGTGTGTTCAACCACTTGTAGACGACAGACCGAGAACAAAGTCCGTCGTATATATGCTCCAAAGCCCACAAACCGAAATCCCCAAACCAAAAGTTCCCGACCACTTCTATGGTAGGATCCTCCGCGGTGAGCCCCCTTCATCTTCTTTAGGCGGTGAGGCCCCTTCATCTTCTTTAGGCGGACAATCCAGCGTGAACTATGCCACTATATCACGGATGAGTGCGCGGTGATGTGTAATCATCTTATAGCGTCTTCTTCATTATGGTTTGCTTTTCCTTAGGATCGACTATGTGATATATGCTTGTTTGTCTGCGTTTAAATCCGACTGTGACTTGTAATATTATTGgaccaattgtttttttttttcttgttgcgGAATCAACTTAATAATgacataattaatatatttactcttGGTTGGATAAATTATCTCCCAAAAGCCAAAAACGATCTTTTGTAGAGTTGCGCCATAAGCTTTTTGTGATATCTCTTAAAAACCCCTTATAAGTTTATCTGCTTCCATTACTTCCAAGTTTATATGATCGTCACAGTTTGTTGCTCTCTAGATATACACGCGGCTCGCTGATTCTTTTACGATTAATAAATAACTAAGcacttattttcttttatttttgccaCATTTGCATTAAAAAATCCACTCATCTACTTTTTTTAAGTTAAATGGTACACACATCTGCACTAAGCTGCATCTTATTAAACGACCTTTCTGCCCATGAGTTCGTGTTGTAGAGCACGTGCTTGTCAAGTGCGTATCCAGGTTTACAAACGTACTCCACCAGGTAATCGGAGAGGACGCAAGGGATTTCATGGCGTATAAACTCTTGGATCCAGACGTCATCCCGCGGTATCCCGGGGCTTATCAACGCAAAATCGGTGTTTTGATTCAAGAAACGCGTGTAAGGAGGTGCGGTTGCTAGGATCATACCATCCCCAGCTTTCACAGCTCGCTTTAATGTATCCTGATTACggagaataaaatatatatataaaaagacatcaagaaccaaaaagaaaatgacaaggATGTGTGACATGTTTTATCTACAAGAATCATTCTAGTGTTTCAACTGTATCAGCTCTTTTATAGCTAAATCCCATCAGGTTTCTTGTATTAAGTGACAAATTCACTCTGccaaagaaatcaagaacaaatAAGCTTGGCAGACAAGTGAGAAAGATATTACTTACCAGAGAAGGGATGGTGCAGTCACCGTATACAACAATGCGCACTCCATATAAAGCACCATGTCCTGTTTGCTCCCTGACGAGCCGCCATTTCCTTGGGGACTCGAGGTTTATCGCACCATCAGCACTAAGACCAGTGCTGTGCCATTCATAAGGCTCCTCTGGTAATAGTTTCCCAGCTTCCTTTGAATCAGCCACATAGTCAGTCTTCAGAATCCAACTGCATTACGGAAACTGATGAGTAAAAGATGAAAGATACACTTTTCATCAACGCAGAAGCTCAAAAAACTAGGATATTGGTTGAAAATCAGGGCTTCGTTTGGTGTTCTACACAATACATAGGATGTATGATTCTAAAGAGTTGGCTGAAATATAAGTTCATGTACCTTCCAGATGCAGCAGCAGCAAAAAACTTTTCAGTCCTACGGATTTCAGGAGCAATGAAATGTGTTGCTTGATAAGACCACTGATGAGAATCTCGGcaacattttccttttaaacGCCTAATGATCTGCTGATATTGGTTTCTCTGGGACCTAGGACCACTGACAATAAAAAACTTCGGCTCATGTTCTTGGTCCTGCAAGACATTTCTACTAGCCAAGGGCTTAACCCTCAGCTGCTTAGACTCTTTATCCACCTTTGTACCTGTTGTAGCTGACTTTGCAACTTTCTTTCTTGCTAATGCTTTTCCTGAAACCGGGCTTTGCTCTCCACCAGAACCGACCTTCCCAGATTTATTATCCGCTGCAatgttctccttctcttttgCAGAGTCATCCCCTATATCGTTCATCACTGTGTCGGTTGTTTTAGCGCCACTTCCTTTTTTCGATTTTTTAGTCTTCTTAACGCTGGATTTTCCTACTTCAACTGTAGCAGAACTTCCTATCTTTCCACTTTGAAGGCTACTTCTTTCTACAATGGCTTTATTCTTATCGACCTCTAACTGCATTGCAGCATTACTTGAGTCCTTAGCTGCAGACTCCTTTCTAGCTAGTAGTTTCCCCGCAACCAGGCTTTGAGCTCCATCAGAACTGACATCTCCAGATTTATTATCTACTGCTACATTCTCCTGCACTTCGGCAGAGCTATTCCATGTATCATTCATAACAGTATTGTTTGCTTTGGCGCCATCTTCTTTTCTAGAATTTTTCGCCTTTTTGACACTAGGTTTTTGAAGCCTATTTTCTTCTGCAATGGCCTCTTTTCTGCGTTTACCTTTATTCGTATCAACCTCAGATCTCACTTCAGCATCGCTTGGATCTTTAGTTGCACCTTCCTTTCTTCCTAATGTTTCTCCCTCAACTGGGCCTTGGTCTCCACCAGAACTGACCTTGGCAGATTTACGTTCCAATGCTAAGTTATCCTTGTCATCCGCAGAGTTATCCCCTATATCTTTCATCAGAGTACCGATTGCTTCTGTATCATgttcttttttagattttttggtCTTCTTGACACTGGATTTTCCTACTTCGACTGTAGAAGAGCTTTCTTTCTTCCCACTTTGAAGGCTATTTTTGCATACAGTAGCCTCCCTTTTGCGTTTACTTTTAATCTTACCAACCTCTAATTGTAACGAACCACTTGGATCTTCAACTGGAACATCAGTATGCTCGGGTGTTAGCACCTTAATTTCCACATCTACATCAACTTCCTCTGGGGTCTTAGCCTGCTGCTTACCTTGGTTCACCATCAGATCCAACCCAAGATGGTGTTTTTCTTCTGGGACTAAAGATTTCTTATCTAGAGAGTCAATTTGCTGGAAGGCTTCAGTCTCTGAGACAATATGTTTTGCCATTTCTGGTACAACCTCAGTTTTTAGGACAGGGCTTGATAACTCCTTCTGAATGCTATTAGCCGTTACTGGCGCTGAAACTTTTCCTTTGTTTAGACAATCATCGGGCTCATCCTTTGGGGTAGGTTCGCTCAAGTATATTGATCCCTTTTGGTTAATGGGGTTCTTTTTCCTGCCTCTGATGCCTAGGCTCTTTTTTGGAGCTGTTTTCGTCTTGGGCAGCTCTGTTTCTTGCTTGTCTTTCAATCCAATTAAACCCGACCCAGGAGAGGTCTTCATCAGAGGCTCAGTTACAGATCTTTCAGGTACTTCATCCAATGCACCCTTCATAGTAGAATTTTCTGGAATCAAAATATCAGCTTCCATGGGAACAACACCTGAATTGAACAACCTAGCTGCTGAATCACTCAGATCCAACTTATCTGCAGCTT contains:
- the LOC104738512 gene encoding BRCT domain-containing protein At4g02110-like — its product is MNDVWNSSAEVQENVAVDKKPGDVSSDGAQSLVAGKLLARKEAAAKDSSNAAMQLEVDKNKAIVERSSLQSGKIGSSATVEVGKSSVKKTKKSKKRSGAKTTDTVMNDIGDDSAKEKENIAADNKSGKLGSGGEQSPVSGKALARKKVAKSATTGTKVDKESKQQRIKPLASRKVLQDQEHEPKFFINTKLSPDFQXGSPKQNLRVVPNLSDHAGGREAADKLDLSDSAARLFNSGVVPMEADILIPENSTMKGALDEVPERSVTEPLMKTSPGSGLIGLKDKQETELPKTKTAPKKSLGIRGRKKNPINQKGSIYLSEPTPKDEPDDCLNKGKVSAPVTANSIQKELSSPVLKTEVVPEMAKHIVSETEAFQQIDSLDKKSLVPEEKHHLGLDLMVNQGKQQAKTPEEVDVDVEIKVLTPEHTDVPVEDPSGSLQLEVGKIKSKRKREATVCKNSLQSGKKESSSTVEVGKSSVKKTKKSKKEHDTEAIGTLMKDIGDNSADDKDNLALERKSAKVSSGGDQGPVEGETLGRKEGATKDPSDAEVRSEVDTNKGKRRKEAIAEENRLQKPSVKKAKNSRKEDGAKANNTVMNDTWNSSAEVQENVAVDNKSGDVSSDGAQSLVAGKLLARKESAAKDSSNAAMQLEVDKNKAIVERSSLQSGKIGSSATVEVGKSSVKKTKKSKKGSGAKTTDTVMNDIGDDSAKEKENIAADNKSGKVGSGGEQSPVSGKALARKKVAKSATTGTKVDKESKQLRVKPLASRNVLQDQEHEPKFFIVSGPRSQRNQYQQIIRRLKGKCCRDSHQWSYQATHFIAPEIRRTEKFFAAAASGSWILKTDYVADSKEAGKLLPEEPYEWHSTGLSADGAINLESPRKWRLVREQTGHGALYGVRIVVYGDCTIPSLDTLKRAVKAGDGMILATAPPYTRFLNQNTDFALISPGIPRDDVWIQEFIRHEIPCVLSDYLVEYVCKPGYALDKHVLYNTNSWAERSFNKMQLSADVCTI